tttaaagagaaTTTCCCTCTTTGACCTGTACAGACGTGGCTCACAGTAAAAGGTGCTTGCGTTCACCTCATGATGCCCTATTTAACGTTCAAAGCTTAGCTTTAACAATTACACATTTACGGTTAAAAGGTCAAAATGGCTGCAGATATAATTAGATAATTTCAGTGAAAGGTGCCATTCTGATACATTATCCAAACCtaactataaaaacaaaaagaaaaaaatagcatcattttttaaattatagtggTTAAGCAATAAACAACAGAAAGATAGTGAGCTTTAAATTCTCCTTTCACGATTCACCCACAATTGGCCTCTGGATTTGGGCCTAAAATAATatgatttcaaaaatatatttatttatttattccagtGTGTTATGAGAAGACAATTATTTCTCTCTCCTGAATCACTGCAGGGCCACCGATGCcccattttattttactgaCTTAAAGGGGAAAATGAAATGAAGTGAGACAAATAGTTTTTTGGAGACCTCAGCCAACAAACCATAATTTCAGTCAATAAAACAgcttctgaaatatttttttctctcctgaCACTTTTAAAGATTTTGTTGAAGGTAAttgttttaatcatataaattatttttattaaaaaatatatcaaatcaaacacacttgcataattatacatttttattagacACATAGCCTACCTCTATAGTGACAATAACTGACATGCTTTCCTTATACCAGTCTATCATCACAAACATAATGTTAATTCAACATTTATATCTATAGGCTAATTATAGGTTTGTAAACATTCGGGATGCGCGCGCATCACGGTTGCAGAAACCCCGGGAGAGATCGCCTTTACGGCtagagaataataataataataataataataaaagatacatttgattttatattcttattcttattcatAGCCTACCAAAAAACACACTGGCTTGATGGACGTGTCTCCGTGTTCGCTTCTTTGTTAGCAAGCGCCATCTTGTGGCTAATGTTTGCATTACAAATGCTCGTTACAGGCATATTCTTCTGGTttgacattatttacattttctagGTCAGGTTCATGCACCTGACGAGGACACAAACGGGTTAACAAAACCATAAAGAGGGTCTGAGACCGAGTGACACGCTTTTGCTCGTGTTTATTTTACCTGTTTGAAGCTTATAGCGAGGTAAAACACAACAGCTGCATTGTTCAAGCTATcctttattctttttttgttaaGTTACATCTGCTTAAAATGAAACGTATTAAGcgaatctgaaaaaaaaaaaacccaacaacaACAGTGATCAGATAGTTTGATGACAGCCCTGTAGTGCAAAGTCATCTTTGCCCTTATTTTGGTTGTTCTCAAACATAAAAGCACTCACTTCCATCAAACATTTTACATACTATAATTTAGATGCAATAACGCTCTGTTTTGAaacttaaaaatacaataaaacccAGGAAATATCGTTTGTAATGTCTTATTTTACAATACATTCAAAACGCAATTTGATAGCCTAAAAATCAAATCATGAAGCACATCCTTTACATATGTGAATAAACATTATCAATATGCACAGATTTAACACAAACAGCATCATTATACAGAAAATCCAAACCGAAACCTGAGGCAGAAAGTTTTAATGGATCAGTCCGattccaaaaaaacaacaactctgatctaatgtacagtaaaactcaaacgtaaaacaaaaaaaatcaaaagcatttaaaaaaaaaaaaaactctccttGACACTTGGTGTCAAATTAGCGAAAAGATTTTAGCTCCAAAAATGCCTAAACCTCTACGGTGGCGGCAGGGCCGTTGGTGGTGCCCTCGGCGCTGGGTTTCTCTCCCTCTGCTGGTGGAGCCTCAGCAGTGCTGCTCTCCTTGGCTTCCTGCTCGCTGCCAGGGTTGGTCTTGTCACTGCTCTCTGCGGCTTTGCTCTCTTCCGCCTCCTTCTGGTCAGCAGCGGAAGTGCTTTTAGGCTCATCGAGAAGCGCCGTGGTTTCGTTGATGACCTGCGTGGTGTCGTTTGCAGGTGGCGTCTTTACGGTGCCGTTTTGCACCGGGAAAGCGCTCTCTAGAGCCGTGTAGAGGAACTGATACTGCTCCTGTGAAGAGTTTAGAAGTACTTTAGCATTTTAACGTGAAACAAGAGAGTAATATGATTTGTTCATGGATTGTTTATGAACTTGTATGTGGTATATATTTGCAAACTACACTTAATTTTGGGTTAAAACATCTTTGCAATGTTGCATCTTTATGTGCAACATTTCACATTTGTGAccgtggaccacaaaaccagtcatatggGTCAATTTATTGAAATTGAgacatgaaagctgaataaataagtttccattgatgtatggtttgttaggacaggacaatatttggctgagataccactatttgaaaatctggaatcttcctggtgcaaaaaaaaaaaaatcaaaatattgagaaaatcgcctgtaaagttgtccaaattaagtcctttgtaatgcatattattattaatcaaaacgtaagttttgaaatattttggaaatgtacaaaatatattcatggaacatgatctgtacttaatatcctaatgatttctggcataaaagaaaaattgataattttgacccatacaatgtatttttggctattgctacaaatataccccagcgacttgagactggttttgtggtccaggctcACATTTAGCAAAGGCAGTTTGAATTAGTCCATGCTAAAATATGAATAGTGTGAATCATAGAAAAGGATAACCAAGCGTCATAAAACATCATACAATAACAATGGaaatcccaaactttttaaatttttttcaaaatggcaCAGATCAGTATTTTAATCtcattaatgaaaaataaagtcacaaattgcaagaaataaagtttttttttttttgtaagataTAGTAGTTGTAagatataaagtacattaagaTGATTAAGTTGTTTTCCACTCTTCTATACACCTTAGTCAGGGTAGTgccaaatgtaatttttgacaggaatgaaaacaaggctgtgaggGATCGAAGTTGAGTTCGTTCAATGGATTGTtctgttaaaaacatttcaatttttcAGCTGACGAAATTTTCGtcataaaacagttttgaaagttgTGGGTTGAGAAAAAATACATGAGCTAGGATATTTATACAGTGTGTGCCATTGTAAATCTGCAAATTTATCCCCCACAGCCTTGATTTCACCCGCGTTAAATTCAAAATGACATCTAACCGGACTAAGGTCTATTGTTTCTATAAATAAAGCAAGAACTTACGAATGCTTCCACCATCCCCTGTCTCTCCTTGCGCAGGTTTTTGACTACTTGGAAGATGTCTACTAGCTTCTCTGTGTATGCGTTGTCCAAGATATTCCATAAGGCACAGAAGATTCCGGTACGCGACGATCCATTGCTGGAATGAAAGTTTATGGAagtttaaaatccaacaatccATCCACCCATCTCCATCAGGAAAAGTAAACTAGTGCTGATGGACTTACTTGCAGTGCACCACCATGGGGACGTTCCGGTTCATTCTGCTGTTGTCATAATTGCCGTTCTCTCTGATGACCCTTATCATCTCAATCAACTCCTGCGGGTTCTCTGGAAGCTCACGGCCTCTCCATTTCAGGAACTGGTACTGATCCACCTCCAAGACGTCTTCCTTCTGTTACAGGATTCAGGACAGATTCATATGTCGGCGGATAATGTCGTCACAGATATACAGGAGAAGGACTCTGCTTACCTTTGTGGACTGTATTTCCAGACGCCGTCTCACGTATGTTGGGAagctttctgtcttttttaccTCGATTTCCATGTCTCCAAAGGTTTTCTTTTCATCTCCCCAATACTGACAGCAATAATCctgaaacaatacaaaataaatatggcCTGAAAAACCGGGCAGAGGTCAGTCTgtcaatctgtctgtctgtctgtctgtctgtctgtatgtctgtctatctatctatctatctatctatctatctatctatctatctatctatctatctatctatctatctatctatctgtctatccatctctatctctatctctatctgtctgtccgtccgtccgtccgtccgtccgtccgtccgtccgtctatCTAGTTTTACTGCTTGTCTGTTTgcatgtctatctatctatctatctatctatctctatctatctatctatctatctatctatctatctatctatctatctatctatctatctatctatctatctatctatctatctatctatctatctatctatctatctatctgtctgtctatctgtctgtctgtctgtctgtctgtctgtctagttTTACTGCTTGTCTGTTTGCATGTCTATCTATTCCACaatctgtccgtctgtctatccatctctctatctatctctatccatctgtctatctgtctgtctatctatctatctatctatctatctatctatctatctatctatctatctatctatctatctatctatctatctatctatctatctatctatctatctatctatccatctgtctatctagTTTTACTGCTTGTCTGTCTGCATGTCTGTCTATTCCTCaatctgcctgtctgtctgtctgtccatctctctctctgtgttatTGTGGGAGGTCGTACTTTGCCGTCCTCTTGGCAGTCTGTGAGCATGACCAGTGTTTTAGTTTGTTGCTGGTACAGCATGAGCAGGAACTCTGACGTTGTGTTTGGTAAAGGCCCTTGTGCTGCGATCAGACTCTTGTGACACCAGTAGCCCTGTTGGAAAGCAATAACAAGCATATTTGattcatatttacatgttttaatcaattaaacattttcttttaatgtttacaattaaattgtattaaaaaacaACGATATATTAGATAATATGAATTCAAGAGAATCAAGTTTTGTACATCAATGAATGAGGCGTTGATGTATTCATTAGATTCTTCTTCCTCGTCTGATGAATACTCGTCCTCATCCTCAGGGTCACTGGTCTGGTTGCCCTCAATGTCCAGTCTAAACAGGACTCTATTAAAATCGTCTGGAACAGAAATGCTCACTGGTAACTCATCTGATGCttatttataatgaataaataaatctgtgtctgtatatacagtggttTTGTAACATGCACTTGAAACCAAGATCTGCAGATTAATAAAGTTGGTGTTGGTCACTGACATGGGATAACAGCTGAGTAGCGGTTTTTCTTCTTGTTGTCCTCGCTGCTTCCTGTGTTAAACGTTCTCCAGTTTTTAAATTTGGGCAGTCTCTTCATAAAGGAAAGCAATGGGAAAACGTGCTGCATTAACAGTCAGATACACACAGTACAGGATACTTTAGTGTCCTAACAAACAATCAGCTGAAAATCAAAGAGGGAGGACAAACCTGGAACTCAATTTCAAGCAAATTTGGGTCACTGCCATCTTTCTGTCTGAGGGTGTTGAGTGCTGAGTGGAATTCAGACAGTGAGACCTCTGTCTCTCCAAACTGGTTGTGCTCAATCAGAGCAGTGTGGATCAGTATGTACTGGGCCTGTCACAATCAACAACACAGgtaaatatgcataaatatatccaacaaatgtaaaataaagggTGTTACAACAGAATTTTTAGTCAAAACTATCCAAAgtttttaagtataaaataaaggatgtttttaaaaataaaataatgggtGCTACAGCTACTTGGCCAGATTTGGTCACACTAAGGAACAAAAAATACCCaatattgaaaaaagaaaagaaaagaaaagaaaagaaaaaaatcacatgtatgtatgtatttatggcttaataattatacaaaaatataaatgttcaataaacgttcaattaaaatgtgaattttaaggatgttaaaatatgattttgcaTATTTAGCTCATGATTAGATTTCACACTtatatttaagattttaaaatttatatttaagatttaaagaaaatattttttagcatCCATAGgtttaatttgcatttatatatatatatatatatatatatatatatatatatatatatatatatatatatatatatatatatatatatatatatacacacaagcaaatgtaaatgtaaaacatgtAAATTCTAAATACTACAAAACGTTTGACATTAAAATTTCacataggtatttttaaaatgtttatgaatgttaaatgactaaaaatcaATGACCAATAATtggtcattttaattaaataaattacttaaaattaaataactaaataaatatttaaagtgcccctattatgggttatgaaaggttcatattttagttttgggagtccccaacaacaggttgacatgcatgcaaggtcaaaaaacactttcattttcttataatatgcatttattttttaccttatttgctcaaacgactcccaaacgattcgctcaatgattcatttttccaaaccctgCCTTTGTGTGAcactaatctgcggtgattggtcgattttatttaaagcagtgtttgtgagcttttaacgctccaaaagcgtcacctagtggcaaagaatgaatttgcattttcattccgACCAACGTGAAAATCAAATTTTCCCAGGTCTGCGCGCACAATAAGTGggtgggcaatatgctaatgtttcatgttgacgtcaacatgaaacggcttgggattcgttttaaaaacgactcatttcaatgattcagagtggACTCTTTGAGAGTCAATAACTTTATACaaggtgcactttcagatttaaaactttgcaggatgttttcattcacttagagctgtgttacacactgcatgaaagatcattttcaaaaatccataataggggcactttaaatatttaaataaattgtcaaatacatttttaaattgttaactAAATAATTAGCATCattaattatacataaaatattttgaaaaaggtTAGAGGATAACAAATTGGGTTTTTTAATAATACCTTCTAAAAATTTGGTGTGACATACCAAATTTATTACCGATAAATCAGTGAATAAAATCAAATCACCTCCACTTGAACCATGAGGCAACGCTGGCGACGTAGTTTTGCTACGAATCCATAGATGTCCATTCTTCCCTCTGCCTCGAGAGATTCAATCATTGCATCAATGCCGATATATGTTCCTGTGCGGCCGACCCCTGCACTATAGAAGACACAACAACATTCACATTAAGCTTTATCCACTCCCAATGAACCTTTAGGTCAATGCCCTTTTTTGATCCCAAATGCACATAATAATCTCTACAGCCCTGTCTTACCTGCAGTGGACCACAACCGGGCCACTGAAGAAGTTCTTGAAGGAGTTGACTCTTCTCCTGAGCTTCAGAAGCAGACTGGGGTCTCCAGGCACACCATGGTCAGGCCAGCTAATGAACTGGATATGAGTGACTTCTCTTTCTGAGGCCTTCTCTCGCTTCtgtacacgcacacacatgcacacattaaGTTAAAACCATCGGAATGAAGCACATAAGAGTAAGTGGACCACACACACTTACATTGGTCAGCATCAGATGGCGAATGATATAATCAGGGCAGTGTTGTTCAGATCGGATTTTCACCACAAAATCGTCGAAAATCTCAGTCTCTCTGTCCAGAGATGGCCAGTACTGAGCGCATTTGATCTGAGAGGACAAACATCAACAGTCAGTGGAGATAATTAAcgaataactaataaaaatgacaaaaatatgaataaataatataaataattctacaaCAACACTGGACCAAACACAACCTTGTTGCCTTCCTCACAACGGGTGACCATGACAATAATGGATGACTTTTGCTCCCAAACCATTCGCCAGAAATCACAAACGGTCTCATCCTTGGGTCCTGGGAAACACGTCCAATAAAAATTGAAATCTAGAAACTTAGTTCATTGTCACTTTTAATAACCTTAATTGTTGGTGTAAACAATTCTGCTGCAATTTTGATGGTTGTCAGGCAACAAAAATATGGAATGTTGGGTAAAAGTATGCATTCATTGGTCGCTTTAAATGGGGCTTAGCCAATCACAATTTAGAATCATAACCATCCATTTAATAAAAGGATTTTTACCTTGGGCTGCAATGTATTTCTTTGGCTCTTGATATCCCTGTAAGGGTTAAAGAGTTATAGTACatgttaaaaattaattaaataaatattaattaattgaaatattaagtataatatttaaattgtatttaaaaatgacctccattaatttcaataaagttatattaaaattagttgaGGTAAACAAGCATGATATATAGCTAGAAGATAAATGACCCATACCTCGATAAAGCTGGCATTGATGTATTCGTCTTCGCCTCCAGTTGAGAGAGTAACCCGATTATAGTCATCTGCAAATTCATGCACACAACGATCAATTCTCtggttgaaatatgaaaacTACACAAGGAATTGTTTATACTGATTTCTTCATGAAAACTGGAGTGATATTTACACGGCAGAATGTCAACGTAGCGGTTCTTGGACTGGTTGTCCTGTTTCTTCGCTTCTTTGATGGTGTAATTGGAGAAAATGCGGGGAATGCTCTGCGGAGAAGCAGAATCTGAATGTATTTCTCattatattaaaacagtaaATGTAGCTTCTGCTGATTTATGGTATCTAGAGAATCACCTGAAACTCGTCCATAAACAGTCGGCTCTCGTCAGCGATCTTGTTCTTGTAAGCCTCTATTAAACCGTCAGCATAGATGGGCTCAACTCTGCGCAGCGGTTCTGCTAGAGAACATGAAACATCAGATTCTGAAAGCAGTTTACTTTTGGAATGCACTGAATTGACTGATAGAGGAGTGAATAGCATACGTGTGAGAGGAATCTCTTCATCCTCAGCAGACCTGTGGCGAGAAAGCCCATCAGAAACATTGatgaacatttacaaaaaacattGTGATAACAGAGTTCAGAGGGCAGCTGGGAGAAACTGTGACACTGACCGCTTCCTTTTGAGAAGGTAAATTTTGAAGAGCACGAAGAGGAGCGCCGCTGATGTCACAATGATTAGAAACACCAAGAATCCAACAACAGCCTTGTCATTGTCTGAGGAAGGAATACATTTGCAGATTCAATTAgattgaataaaagttttatctAGTGGACATTTAAATGTGCAATCAATAACTTTTTcttattaaaaagttttttttttttttgagacgACATGGCCAGCTGAATACTGCTCACATTATCTTGGCAATCTCCATTTTATTGCACTTGCGcttataaaagtaataataataataataataataataagtccAAGATGTCTGCTTATATTGACAAGTGTAACATAAACAATCACTGAGTGCAGCTTTAAAGAGAGATGACACATTGAACAAATAAAAAGGACATCATTGAACTGAATTGTCTATTATCTCCTCTAGGTGGGCCATAATAAGAAAAGGTTATTCTTACAGTTAGTAGTAATGTCTCGATGCAAGACAGTcctgttattttgtttatttgtggcTGTAACCTGAAATGAAAAATTGTTTACTgtgaaacagaaaagaaaatccTGCAATCCTATGCATCATATACATATTGTAACACATGACCCTTTAGCAAGATATTAAGTGAGATACAAGCACCTCAATCTCATAGGTGGTAAGGTAGTGAAGATCTGAGAATGAAAACCAGCAATGTCGTTTTTTTTCAAGGGGCTTTATAGGATCTCCGTTGTATTTGATTACAGCTTCAAAATGCCCAGCGTCTCCATTCCAGTCGTTTGGTTCAGTGAGATTAGAACATTGTACGtgaacagaattgtgagaaggCTTTTGTACTGTAATTGACTTTAATTCAGGCTCTGTTAAATAGAAAgagacaaaatacattttagacacaacggtgtaacatttacatacatcaacaattaacatttttaaatgttaaaaaggcAATTCagcaaaaaaatgttaattggcTATAGAGTAAAGACTAAATTATTAACAGTACACATTacacattttgaaatgaaatgagaatctgaaaatggagaaaaaaaatccaaacgTGATGACGACTAAATATCTATTCATATTTAGGAAATTGCCACAAATGAAAACTAAGAGTGAGAAGAAATGTCTCATGTAGACATGGAACAGtgaaaaatcttatttttcCTGGCAAAATGTGGATTAAATAATGCGCACACACAatggtttccatgttttatgagGACATTCAATAGATctaatggtttttctactgtacaaactgtattttctatccccttacACAAACCTGATACTTTAACATACCCCTCACACAACTTTTTGCATTTTGACcaggaacacacacatacacacacaaagataTCAAAACACTTACCGGCAGGaaatgttgtttgattaatGGAGAAAAGGGTGTACTCATGGCCATGAAGTTTTGCATTAATTATGCATGTATAAGTGGTAAATGGGTGTAATTGTGTATTAGTGCAATGTGTGCTGTCGGCTTTGCCCTGTGTACATGTCGCTGgggaaaagacaaaacaaacctGAATAAGACATTAAATATCTACTAACCCTACAAATATCATAAAACTCCTTGGATTCTtggtatttataaataaaatgggaAAATATGAACAGCTGATACATTGCAATGACGCTGGTTCTCTCTTTTCACTGGTTTGGCAAGTGGCTGAATAACTGCTCCAAATAATGTTTGAGCAGTTATCTTCCTCAGGTGCCTTCCAGGACATATGAATGGAGTTGTGGGATTTATCTGTAAAACTTGCATtctttttcaaatctgtaagaGAGgaggataataataataataataataataataataagtcacAAACACTGCTAAACAAAGCTTTACAATTCATAGACAgtgcacaaaaacaaacaacaacaacaacaacaaaaaacatacagtgGCCATATTTGAGTATTTGAATTTCCTCAGTCTCacttacagtaaatatatctcAGTGTCATTTTGTTTAATACAAAATATCAATAGACAGACATGTTATATTAAAAGTCCATCTTGCCAGTAGTTAATTACCCCTTTAGGTTAGAGTGATAAGATCATTGCACATTTATGAACACTTTAAATAATATTCCTGGTAAAGAAAATTAAGTTTATACATACTAAAATTAGTAGAAATGACAAATGAATGTGACAAGTTAAGGGGATGAAAACAATGATATTGTTAGAACAATGATGAAAACATGTTTAGTGTTGGTTTGATATTTGACTTATATAATGCAATGTACAGACATAAATTATATGCCATAAGTGTCTAAATAGGGCCACTGTACATGAAAAGTATAGTGTAGCCTAATAAAACTACTGCTAGTCATGACATTATTCCCAGGCCTGCAGGAGAGAAAGAAGGAAGAACTTTGAACCAGTGCTGCCTGTTTAATTATCAACTCACCGCAGTCTATATGAATGGAGAGAGGATCACTCTTGATTGGTCGTGTCTCATAAGGGTATTCTCCAGTGCAGGTGTAATGTTGATTAGGTAATAATGACACTGGCTCATTTAAACCATAAGTATCTTTCTGATCtgacaaaaaaagaagagaaaactCATCCATCATCTGTTTAATCAtcaatgtgtttaaaaaaatctaattatgcaTATACAATACCATGGAAACATTACTTACTGCCACGGTTGCAAATTACTTCAAGTGTAGACATACATTTTTCTGGTTTATTAGTCCATTCAAACTGAGAGGGAATACTTGTATTGAACCGTATTTCAGGTTTGACTGAAACAGACACATTCAGTTGATTAAAACAGAGGTAAAACTTCCCAGATCACAGCACACAACTCCAACAAATTCCAGGACA
The sequence above is a segment of the Onychostoma macrolepis isolate SWU-2019 chromosome 22, ASM1243209v1, whole genome shotgun sequence genome. Coding sequences within it:
- the ptprc gene encoding receptor-type tyrosine-protein phosphatase C isoform X19, with amino-acid sequence MARFFVLGPLVLVLCMVLCTGDGDTQPSTFTKASNTPTNTNEGETVNNTDSSTLTSTTNTPTNTTKGSISDNNQTNTSISPTLTTLKQQNTSTSAGVRNDTASLPSTGSPTSMHSSSTSPSPTFTTTFTTTMGPTQSQCQYNLTKSENKIIARVVIISGLPNQTYTITLMDKKNNDVLKENGSNLKPLRIPFRLLKPCSIYTVSVDGCVANGYTTFTSSSGKGETVPETVVTNVTDKEVCLKGIFNDTQKWNLTECVEITEQNSCASTHTVELDTCTYTMNVSMPPVKPEIRFNTSIPSQFEWTNKPEKCMSTLEVICNRGNQKDTYGLNEPVSLLPNQHYTCTGEYPYETRPIKSDPLSIHIDCDLKKNASFTDKSHNSIHMSWKAPEEDNCSNIIWSSYSATCQTSEKREPASLQSTCTQGKADSTHCTNTQLHPFTTYTCIINAKLHGHEYTLFSINQTTFPAEPELKSITVQKPSHNSVHVQCSNLTEPNDWNGDAGHFEAVIKYNGDPIKPLEKKRHCWFSFSDLHYLTTYEIEVTATNKQNNRTVLHRDITTNYNDKAVVGFLVFLIIVTSAALLFVLFKIYLLKRKRSAEDEEIPLTPEPLRRVEPIYADGLIEAYKNKIADESRLFMDEFQSIPRIFSNYTIKEAKKQDNQSKNRYVDILPYDYNRVTLSTGGEDEYINASFIEGYQEPKKYIAAQGPKDETVCDFWRMVWEQKSSIIVMVTRCEEGNKIKCAQYWPSLDRETEIFDDFVVKIRSEQHCPDYIIRHLMLTNKREKASEREVTHIQFISWPDHGVPGDPSLLLKLRRRVNSFKNFFSGPVVVHCSAGVGRTGTYIGIDAMIESLEAEGRMDIYGFVAKLRRQRCLMVQVEAQYILIHTALIEHNQFGETEVSLSEFHSALNTLRQKDGSDPNLLEIEFQRLPKFKNWRTFNTGSSEDNKKKNRYSAVIPYDFNRVLFRLDIEGNQTSDPEDEDEYSSDEEEESNEYINASFIDGYWCHKSLIAAQGPLPNTTSEFLLMLYQQQTKTLVMLTDCQEDGKDYCCQYWGDEKKTFGDMEIEVKKTESFPTYVRRRLEIQSTKKEDVLEVDQYQFLKWRGRELPENPQELIEMIRVIRENGNYDNSRMNRNVPMVVHCNNGSSRTGIFCALWNILDNAYTEKLVDIFQVVKNLRKERQGMVEAFEQYQFLYTALESAFPVQNGTVKTPPANDTTQVINETTALLDEPKSTSAADQKEAEESKAAESSDKTNPGSEQEAKESSTAEAPPAEGEKPSAEGTTNGPAATVEV
- the ptprc gene encoding receptor-type tyrosine-protein phosphatase C isoform X17, with amino-acid sequence MARFFVLGPLVLVLCMVLCSSDSPTTMQPTPPPPALPKGTGDGDTQPSTFTKASNTPTNTNEGETVNNTDSSTLTSTTNTPTNTTKGSISDNNQTNTSISPTLTTLKQQNTSTSAGVRNDTASLPSTGSPTSMHSSSTSPSPTFTTTFTTTMGPTQSQCQYNLTKSENKIIARVVIISGLPNQTYTITLMDKKNNDVLKENGSNLKPLRIPFRLLKPCSIYTVSVDGCVANGYTTFTSSSGKGETVPETVVTNVTDKEVCLKGIFNDTQKWNLTECVEITEQNSCASTHTVELDTCTYTMNVSMPPVKPEIRFNTSIPSQFEWTNKPEKCMSTLEVICNRGNQKDTYGLNEPVSLLPNQHYTCTGEYPYETRPIKSDPLSIHIDCDLKKNASFTDKSHNSIHMSWKAPEEDNCSNIIWSSYSATCQTSEKREPASLQSTCTQGKADSTHCTNTQLHPFTTYTCIINAKLHGHEYTLFSINQTTFPAEPELKSITVQKPSHNSVHVQCSNLTEPNDWNGDAGHFEAVIKYNGDPIKPLEKKRHCWFSFSDLHYLTTYEIEVTATNKQNNRTVLHRDITTNYNDKAVVGFLVFLIIVTSAALLFVLFKIYLLKRKRSAEDEEIPLTPEPLRRVEPIYADGLIEAYKNKIADESRLFMDEFQSIPRIFSNYTIKEAKKQDNQSKNRYVDILPYDYNRVTLSTGGEDEYINASFIEGYQEPKKYIAAQGPKDETVCDFWRMVWEQKSSIIVMVTRCEEGNKIKCAQYWPSLDRETEIFDDFVVKIRSEQHCPDYIIRHLMLTNKREKASEREVTHIQFISWPDHGVPGDPSLLLKLRRRVNSFKNFFSGPVVVHCSAGVGRTGTYIGIDAMIESLEAEGRMDIYGFVAKLRRQRCLMVQVEAQYILIHTALIEHNQFGETEVSLSEFHSALNTLRQKDGSDPNLLEIEFQRLPKFKNWRTFNTGSSEDNKKKNRYSAVIPYDFNRVLFRLDIEGNQTSDPEDEDEYSSDEEEESNEYINASFIDGYWCHKSLIAAQGPLPNTTSEFLLMLYQQQTKTLVMLTDCQEDGKDYCCQYWGDEKKTFGDMEIEVKKTESFPTYVRRRLEIQSTKKEDVLEVDQYQFLKWRGRELPENPQELIEMIRVIRENGNYDNSRMNRNVPMVVHCNNGSSRTGIFCALWNILDNAYTEKLVDIFQVVKNLRKERQGMVEAFEQYQFLYTALESAFPVQNGTVKTPPANDTTQVINETTALLDEPKSTSAADQKEAEESKAAESSDKTNPGSEQEAKESSTAEAPPAEGEKPSAEGTTNGPAATVEV